A genomic segment from Chitinophaga flava encodes:
- a CDS encoding 5-oxoprolinase subunit PxpA, whose protein sequence is MNYIDLNCDMGEGLDNDAAIMPFISSANIACGYHAGNADTMKKTVLLATEHKVAIGAHPGFADRENFGRREQQLTDAALYDLVCTQIHALQMICRAHGVPLHHVKPHGALYNMAARIPAMAQIIAKAVKDVDNRLCLFGLSNSLLISAAAAAGLKTASEVFADRTYQDDGSLTARSQPGAMIENETLAVKQVLQMVTRQEVTAQSGKIVPLKAETICIHGDGAHALEYARAIHTALLHHHLTIQHP, encoded by the coding sequence ATGAATTATATTGATCTTAATTGTGACATGGGCGAAGGACTGGACAATGACGCAGCTATCATGCCCTTTATCTCCAGTGCCAACATTGCCTGTGGTTATCACGCCGGCAATGCAGACACCATGAAAAAAACCGTGCTGCTGGCAACGGAACATAAAGTAGCCATAGGAGCGCATCCCGGATTTGCAGACCGGGAGAACTTCGGACGCAGGGAACAACAACTCACAGATGCCGCGCTTTATGACCTGGTGTGTACTCAGATACATGCCCTGCAGATGATCTGCCGCGCCCATGGTGTGCCCCTGCATCATGTAAAGCCACATGGCGCACTGTATAATATGGCCGCCCGTATACCAGCGATGGCACAAATCATTGCAAAAGCAGTAAAGGATGTCGATAACCGTTTATGCCTTTTCGGACTGAGTAATAGTTTATTAATCAGTGCAGCGGCAGCAGCCGGCCTGAAGACCGCCAGCGAAGTATTTGCCGACAGAACTTACCAGGATGACGGTTCGCTGACAGCCCGCTCACAACCGGGCGCTATGATTGAAAATGAAACGCTGGCAGTTAAACAGGTATTACAGATGGTCACCCGGCAGGAGGTGACTGCACAGTCCGGGAAAATTGTTCCGCTGAAAGCAGAAACTATCTGCATACACGGAGATGGTGCGCATGCGCTGGAATATGCCCGCGCCATACATACAGCCTTACTTCATCATCATTTAACTATCCAACATCCGTGA
- a CDS encoding alpha/beta hydrolase family protein: MPLLPQKNPLPALLLFVFAILFGSTPASAQTDSIVIRDIVWDSNSPAGMTELFIPSDNALLAGFIYRANGPSKHPTLLLLHGYPGNERNLDLAQVVRAHGWNVIYFDYRGSWGSQGKFAFKQCVEDVVNVVSFCKKYADSLKIDTSNIVLFGHSMGGWVCLKALEQLPGIKKGFALSTWDIHNDFKKVMTEKEMIALASGPDFGGRYFVLNSSIHDLFMPVLKEPDYFDLTKDAGALANKQIVMLDEHTRNSALANTLKSANKSYFKYEVWQTDHPFTNKRVALINSVLSFLEK; the protein is encoded by the coding sequence ATGCCGCTTCTTCCCCAAAAAAATCCACTGCCAGCTTTGCTGCTGTTTGTTTTTGCGATCCTTTTCGGTTCAACACCCGCCAGTGCACAGACCGATTCTATTGTCATCAGGGACATTGTCTGGGATAGTAATTCCCCCGCAGGAATGACCGAATTATTTATTCCTTCAGATAATGCGCTTTTGGCCGGGTTTATATACCGGGCAAATGGGCCATCCAAACACCCTACACTACTGCTTTTACATGGCTACCCCGGAAATGAGCGCAATCTCGATCTGGCACAGGTAGTCAGGGCGCACGGCTGGAATGTCATTTATTTTGATTACCGTGGTTCATGGGGTAGCCAGGGTAAATTTGCTTTTAAACAATGTGTTGAAGATGTGGTCAATGTGGTGAGCTTTTGTAAAAAATACGCAGATTCTTTAAAGATCGACACATCGAACATCGTGTTGTTTGGGCATAGCATGGGTGGTTGGGTATGTCTGAAGGCATTGGAACAGTTGCCCGGAATAAAAAAAGGATTTGCCTTATCGACCTGGGATATTCATAATGATTTCAAAAAAGTGATGACTGAAAAAGAAATGATCGCGCTGGCCAGCGGTCCGGATTTTGGCGGAAGATATTTCGTTTTAAATTCTTCCATTCATGATCTTTTTATGCCGGTGCTAAAAGAACCGGATTATTTTGATTTGACTAAAGATGCAGGAGCGTTGGCAAACAAACAGATCGTGATGCTTGATGAGCATACCCGGAATAGTGCACTGGCTAATACGTTAAAATCCGCTAACAAATCATATTTCAAATATGAAGTTTGGCAAACGGATCATCCGTTTACCAACAAAAGGGTGGCGCTTATAAATAGTGTGTTGTCTTTTCTGGAAAAATAA
- the pxpB gene encoding 5-oxoprolinase subunit PxpB, translated as MNPDYVIHPLGDSAVILKWEQRINTAIHQEVMKTFHSLRSRSSPYILDLIPAYASLTIVYDAAQLRCSERIPGLQWITAYIRETTKTQEAITFPAPRELRIPVCYDPSLGLDITEMAASRNVAIADIITWHSQTIYTVYLTGFLPGFPYMGEVCAALETPRRQQPRLQVPAGSVGIAGVQTGIYPLASPGGWNIIGQTPLRMFDPANADPCYCRPGDRVQFIPVTLEVFRQIQQEQ; from the coding sequence ATGAATCCTGACTATGTCATACATCCACTTGGAGACAGTGCTGTTATCCTAAAATGGGAGCAGAGAATAAATACGGCGATACATCAGGAAGTAATGAAAACCTTTCATAGCCTCCGCTCCCGGTCATCTCCCTACATCCTTGATCTGATACCTGCATATGCCTCTTTAACCATAGTATATGATGCGGCGCAGCTCAGGTGCAGCGAGCGTATACCGGGATTGCAGTGGATAACGGCCTATATCCGGGAGACAACAAAAACGCAGGAAGCCATCACCTTCCCTGCCCCCAGGGAGCTGCGAATTCCGGTATGTTATGATCCTTCATTGGGTTTGGATATAACAGAGATGGCCGCTTCCCGGAATGTAGCCATAGCGGATATCATCACCTGGCATTCACAAACAATATACACGGTATATCTGACAGGTTTCCTGCCGGGATTTCCTTATATGGGGGAAGTCTGCGCAGCGCTGGAAACCCCACGCAGACAACAACCACGGTTACAGGTGCCCGCCGGCAGCGTTGGAATTGCAGGCGTACAGACGGGCATCTATCCGCTCGCTTCCCCGGGAGGCTGGAATATAATCGGGCAAACACCGCTGCGGATGTTTGATCCCGCCAATGCCGACCCTTGTTATTGCCGGCCCGGAGACCGCGTACAGTTTATACCAGTTACACTGGAAGTTTTCAGACAGATACAACAGGAGCAATGA
- a CDS encoding DUF4242 domain-containing protein: MPKYVIEREIPGAGKLSAEQLKVISQTSCSVLSNMGPQIQWVHSYVTADKIYCVYIAPNEEMIREHAKQGGFPANVISEVATVIDPTTAE, encoded by the coding sequence ATGCCTAAGTATGTTATCGAACGCGAAATCCCAGGTGCAGGTAAATTGTCAGCAGAGCAATTGAAGGTAATCTCACAAACTTCCTGTAGCGTCCTAAGCAATATGGGACCACAAATTCAATGGGTACATAGTTATGTGACAGCCGATAAGATTTACTGTGTTTATATCGCACCTAATGAAGAAATGATCCGTGAACATGCAAAACAAGGGGGATTCCCAGCTAATGTTATCAGTGAAGTAGCTACCGTTATTGATCCTACAACTGCGGAGTAA
- a CDS encoding GspE/PulE family protein produces MSVKLSIDVARLHVISAEQAWHYRIIPAITDRAQPTFYYARTADHEGLHHELNFLLNEDIHLIPAEETELRTLLEKHYPRQQKDSRLQNRFYNGNADNFLQHLIAESKNLHSSDIHIEIYEETCRVRIRIDGLLVQRYLLDKNQYPSLINKIKIMSNLDIAEKRLPQDGRIFFEYQQVKTDIRVSVLPTLHGEKIVLRLLSNDATNIDLDTLGFAQEELRSYLEGIKKPNGLLLISGPTGSGKTTTLYATLKLLNKDTRNILTIEDPIEYTLAGINQVQLKENIGLTFGAALRNFLRQDPDIIMVGEIRDPDTANMAIRAALTGHLVLSTIHTNSAWGIISRLSDMGIPPFLVANTLNTAVAQRLLRLLCDHCKTQQEFDESLYPPKFKPDKAIHTHYVPVGCEHCYNTGYKGRKAVYEVINIDSDLATQIKQSNTNIPSLLKEKGISTLAENAFSLFEKGYTSIDEIYSLLTN; encoded by the coding sequence ATGTCCGTTAAACTGTCCATAGATGTAGCGCGCCTTCATGTGATCAGCGCAGAACAAGCCTGGCATTACAGGATCATTCCTGCCATCACTGATCGGGCACAACCAACATTTTATTATGCCCGGACTGCTGATCACGAAGGACTACATCATGAGCTGAACTTCCTGTTGAATGAAGACATTCACCTGATTCCCGCGGAAGAAACGGAACTACGCACATTGCTGGAAAAACATTATCCCAGACAACAGAAAGACAGCAGACTACAGAACAGATTTTACAATGGAAATGCCGATAATTTCCTGCAACATTTAATTGCTGAATCCAAAAATCTACATAGCAGTGATATACACATCGAGATCTATGAAGAGACCTGCAGAGTAAGGATCAGGATAGATGGCTTGCTGGTACAACGATACTTACTGGATAAAAACCAGTACCCGTCATTGATCAACAAGATAAAAATCATGTCTAACCTCGATATTGCGGAAAAGCGTTTGCCACAGGATGGACGTATTTTCTTTGAATATCAGCAGGTCAAAACAGATATTCGTGTATCCGTTCTGCCTACACTTCATGGAGAAAAAATTGTGCTTCGTCTCCTGAGCAATGATGCCACCAATATAGATCTTGACACACTCGGCTTTGCACAGGAAGAGCTGCGAAGCTATCTGGAAGGCATCAAAAAACCTAACGGGCTTTTGTTGATCAGCGGCCCCACTGGCTCCGGCAAAACCACTACGCTCTACGCTACACTTAAACTGCTGAACAAGGACACAAGAAATATCCTCACTATCGAAGATCCTATCGAATACACGCTTGCAGGTATTAACCAGGTGCAGTTAAAGGAAAACATCGGATTAACTTTCGGGGCAGCACTCCGCAATTTCCTCAGGCAAGACCCCGATATCATCATGGTGGGGGAAATACGTGATCCGGATACGGCGAACATGGCTATCCGCGCTGCTTTGACGGGACACCTGGTGCTTTCTACTATCCACACCAATTCTGCATGGGGTATCATATCCAGGCTCTCCGATATGGGCATTCCTCCCTTCCTTGTTGCCAATACACTTAACACAGCTGTTGCCCAGCGCCTGCTGCGATTACTTTGCGACCACTGCAAAACACAACAGGAATTTGATGAATCCTTATATCCTCCCAAATTCAAACCGGATAAAGCAATACATACCCACTATGTACCTGTAGGATGCGAGCATTGTTACAATACCGGTTACAAAGGGAGAAAGGCGGTCTACGAAGTGATCAATATAGACAGTGACCTGGCCACACAAATTAAACAGTCCAATACCAATATACCATCCCTGTTAAAAGAAAAAGGAATATCAACGCTGGCGGAGAATGCATTCAGCCTCTTTGAAAAAGGGTACACTTCTATAGATGAAATCTATTCGTTGTTAACTAACTAA
- a CDS encoding RrF2 family transcriptional regulator, which produces MLSKACKYGIKATLFLAQQSKEGRMSNVREIAEAIGSPEAFTAKVLQQLVRCAIISSVKGAKGGFFIEEHRLSTLNLLQIVVAIDGRGLIENCMLGLSECSESRPCPVHRQFRWIKQDIVHMLCKSMVNELTMDVALNLAVLKN; this is translated from the coding sequence ATGCTTTCCAAAGCCTGTAAATATGGAATTAAAGCAACACTCTTCCTTGCGCAGCAATCGAAGGAAGGCAGAATGTCAAATGTACGGGAGATCGCAGAGGCCATCGGTTCACCGGAAGCATTTACAGCAAAAGTGCTGCAACAACTTGTGCGTTGTGCGATCATCAGTTCCGTCAAAGGCGCCAAAGGCGGTTTCTTTATTGAGGAGCACAGGCTTAGCACGCTTAACCTGTTGCAGATCGTTGTAGCGATTGACGGGCGAGGCCTCATTGAAAACTGTATGCTAGGCCTGAGCGAATGCTCCGAAAGCCGCCCTTGTCCTGTACACCGCCAGTTCAGATGGATCAAGCAAGACATCGTGCACATGCTCTGCAAGTCGATGGTGAATGAGCTGACCATGGACGTAGCATTGAATTTGGCTGTATTAAAAAACTGA
- a CDS encoding toxin-antitoxin system YwqK family antitoxin, giving the protein MKKILVPVIICISALLNQSQAQQVPDIKTNHITIRRNDTVYTFYTYNRSKKIVPKRDKYYYWYKTQQIIYTHGGYSGQVLDGDYTEFYPNKNLKAKGSFKKGLKTGIWHSWNPNGEFIQITTWKSGEKNGESFEYDSTGHLTSKSMYSNGQLHGPSTTYSSKGVEKTIIYKNGQLVPEKAPKDSSVKKIQ; this is encoded by the coding sequence ATGAAAAAGATACTCGTTCCTGTTATAATATGTATCAGTGCACTGCTTAACCAGAGCCAGGCCCAGCAGGTGCCGGATATAAAGACTAACCATATTACCATCCGGCGCAATGATACCGTTTATACCTTTTACACATATAATAGAAGCAAAAAGATAGTACCGAAGAGGGATAAATATTATTACTGGTACAAAACCCAACAGATAATATATACCCACGGAGGCTATAGTGGTCAGGTGCTGGATGGCGACTACACGGAGTTCTATCCCAATAAAAACCTCAAGGCCAAAGGCTCTTTCAAAAAAGGGCTTAAAACCGGTATCTGGCACTCCTGGAATCCCAATGGAGAATTCATACAGATCACCACCTGGAAAAGTGGCGAAAAAAACGGTGAATCTTTTGAATATGATTCAACCGGGCACCTTACCAGTAAAAGCATGTATTCCAATGGACAACTTCATGGGCCCAGTACGACCTATTCTTCAAAGGGTGTCGAAAAGACAATTATTTATAAGAACGGACAGCTAGTCCCTGAAAAAGCACCTAAGGATTCTTCCGTGAAAAAGATACAATAA
- a CDS encoding NRAMP family divalent metal transporter — protein sequence MSKQKSSAIMGAAFLMATSAIGPGFLTQTTVFTWQLGAAFGFVVLISILLDIGAQLNIWRVLAITERRAQDLANDLLPGLGYLLTALVVLGGLAFNIGNIAGCGLGIQVITGMDTIYGALLSCGIALFVFWIKEMGYMLDQFTRWLGLLMVLLTIYIAVSSQPPLGEAIRQTVWPSVIDTKAIITLVGGTVGGYISFAGAHRLLDAGIVGAGQLKLVNKSAVSGIIITGIMRTVLFLATLGVVAKGITLDSSNPPASVFRIVAGMAGYRFFGVVMWSAAITSVVGAAYTSVSFLKTFHPLIRVYERWIISFFIIFSTIFFIFVGNPVQLLITAGALNGLILPVALAVILIAAAKKKLMGTYRYPVWMQVAGWCVVLIMGWLSVVTLIKWIK from the coding sequence GTGAGTAAACAAAAATCTTCCGCCATCATGGGCGCCGCTTTCCTGATGGCTACCTCTGCTATCGGGCCGGGCTTTCTGACGCAAACGACTGTTTTCACGTGGCAGCTGGGCGCTGCATTCGGCTTTGTAGTGCTGATATCCATCTTACTGGATATCGGCGCACAACTCAATATATGGCGGGTACTGGCTATCACTGAACGCCGTGCGCAGGACCTCGCCAATGATCTGTTGCCTGGACTGGGCTACCTGCTGACCGCATTGGTAGTACTTGGCGGACTGGCTTTCAACATCGGAAATATAGCGGGATGCGGACTTGGTATACAGGTGATCACAGGAATGGATACAATTTATGGTGCGTTACTCAGCTGTGGTATTGCATTATTCGTTTTCTGGATAAAAGAGATGGGGTATATGCTTGATCAGTTTACCCGCTGGCTGGGGCTGTTGATGGTATTGCTGACCATCTACATCGCTGTCAGCTCCCAACCCCCACTCGGAGAAGCCATCCGGCAGACCGTCTGGCCTTCCGTTATCGATACCAAAGCGATCATTACGCTGGTAGGCGGAACCGTTGGTGGATACATCAGCTTTGCCGGCGCACACCGGCTGCTGGATGCAGGCATCGTTGGAGCCGGACAACTAAAGCTGGTCAACAAGAGCGCCGTCAGCGGTATCATTATCACCGGTATTATGCGTACTGTGCTATTCCTTGCCACCTTGGGTGTAGTGGCCAAAGGCATTACACTGGACAGCAGCAATCCACCGGCTTCGGTATTCCGCATAGTGGCCGGTATGGCAGGCTATCGGTTTTTCGGAGTAGTGATGTGGAGCGCAGCTATTACTTCTGTTGTAGGCGCCGCTTATACCTCCGTATCTTTTCTTAAAACATTTCATCCACTGATACGAGTATATGAACGTTGGATAATATCTTTCTTTATTATCTTCTCTACCATCTTCTTTATTTTCGTTGGAAACCCGGTACAGCTCTTAATTACAGCCGGCGCATTAAATGGTCTTATCTTACCGGTAGCGTTGGCCGTCATATTGATAGCAGCTGCAAAAAAGAAACTGATGGGTACCTACCGGTATCCGGTATGGATGCAGGTGGCAGGTTGGTGCGTGGTTCTCATTATGGGATGGCTAAGTGTTGTTACATTGATAAAGTGGATAAAGTAA
- a CDS encoding 5-oxoprolinase subunit C family protein, whose protein sequence is MSIVVLQQGIMDTIQDKGRYGFQHLGINPGGAMDRIAMAVANALTGNPAGEALLELHFPAGKYLFEVPALIALSGADFGATIDGLAVPLHKPLYVRAGATLAFEKLRAGARCYLAVRHGFSLTPWLGSCSTHLKVAQGGFKGRALRKGDKLPLHKSTQLISDRHPEIFPWTAATDHLYNKQDTIRILPGACWDMLDAPSQQQLITGSFRIGQHSDRMGFRLSGAPLHTHKKEEQLSAGICKGAIQLLPDGQLIILMADHQTTGGYPVAAHIITADMPALAQYQPGQSLQFSIISREAAEEALWQQEKAIRYLWHASQLHLEKWLLPYELY, encoded by the coding sequence ATGAGCATAGTAGTATTACAACAGGGTATAATGGATACTATACAGGACAAAGGCAGATATGGTTTCCAACACCTTGGGATCAATCCTGGCGGAGCAATGGATCGTATAGCCATGGCCGTAGCCAACGCTCTCACCGGCAACCCGGCTGGTGAAGCGCTGTTGGAATTACATTTCCCCGCAGGCAAATACCTCTTTGAAGTACCCGCCCTGATTGCCTTATCAGGAGCCGATTTCGGCGCTACTATCGACGGCCTGGCCGTACCGCTACACAAACCACTATATGTTCGTGCAGGTGCTACGCTTGCTTTTGAAAAACTACGGGCCGGAGCACGTTGTTACCTGGCTGTCCGCCATGGGTTTTCCCTGACACCATGGTTAGGCAGCTGCAGCACGCATCTTAAAGTGGCGCAGGGTGGCTTTAAAGGCAGGGCCCTCCGGAAAGGAGATAAACTACCCCTCCATAAATCAACACAGCTTATCAGTGACAGGCATCCGGAAATATTCCCATGGACAGCAGCCACTGATCACCTGTATAATAAACAAGACACTATCCGCATCTTACCTGGCGCCTGCTGGGATATGCTGGACGCTCCCTCACAACAACAACTCATAACCGGCAGTTTCCGGATAGGCCAACATAGTGACCGTATGGGATTCCGGCTGAGTGGCGCACCACTGCATACCCATAAAAAAGAGGAACAGTTGTCTGCCGGCATATGCAAAGGAGCCATACAGCTCCTCCCCGACGGTCAGCTGATCATACTGATGGCTGATCATCAGACCACCGGCGGTTATCCGGTAGCAGCACATATCATTACCGCCGATATGCCGGCGCTGGCTCAATATCAGCCGGGGCAATCATTGCAGTTCAGTATCATCAGCAGGGAAGCTGCAGAAGAAGCGTTATGGCAACAGGAAAAAGCGATACGCTACCTGTGGCATGCAAGTCAGTTACATTTGGAAAAATGGTTATTACCATATGAATTATATTGA
- a CDS encoding OmpH family outer membrane protein, which yields MSKKLFPAALVVIFVLLSVVIYQSFFKSNKLAYVDSGKLLGNYHAMTDARKSLETKTQQWKSNIDTLSRDLQQTILKYEQELNSGSATQKKMAQEIIRGKQKQLNDYQVAVQQNAQQEENRLTQKVIADVNAYLLSYGKEHHYKMILIATNGNIGYADPSLDITDDILNHLNSNYKIPLK from the coding sequence ATGTCAAAAAAACTATTCCCGGCCGCTCTCGTCGTTATTTTTGTCTTGCTTTCAGTGGTTATCTATCAATCGTTTTTTAAAAGCAATAAGTTAGCCTATGTAGATTCAGGAAAACTACTGGGGAATTACCATGCCATGACTGATGCCCGAAAATCCCTTGAAACAAAGACCCAGCAATGGAAATCAAACATTGACACCCTCAGCAGAGACCTTCAGCAAACTATTCTCAAATATGAACAGGAATTGAATTCCGGCTCCGCCACACAAAAGAAAATGGCGCAGGAAATCATCAGAGGCAAACAAAAACAGTTAAATGATTATCAAGTGGCTGTTCAACAAAATGCTCAACAGGAGGAAAACCGCCTGACGCAGAAAGTAATCGCGGATGTTAATGCCTATCTCCTTTCTTATGGAAAAGAACATCATTACAAAATGATATTAATTGCTACCAACGGAAATATTGGATATGCAGATCCTTCACTGGATATTACAGATGATATCCTGAATCATCTTAATTCAAATTATAAAATTCCGCTGAAATAA
- a CDS encoding secretin and TonB N-terminal domain-containing protein translates to MAQMPVKDRMATLTQNLNDLSINVPGLRQKASISVSGSTLQEVLRGIANTHRLNLNIDPSLTEKVTNYFDGETVSNVLIYLAKQYNLDFNFTGNIIYITHYQDPYKNLPPPPKELRINYNNATGNITLDLHNDSLMNVAKRITVTTNKNVVVVPDLFGKTVSGYIQDLPIPNALEKLALTNNFKFTRTNDEVYVLEPLANGEKILLKPELKPIPNSNTVIRKFNGNSSGNIDALYDNSGRKMISLNVNAMPIRDVLRNIADQTGMNYFIYTDIQGNITANFSNIELEKALQYIFQGTEYTYRIEKDIYMIGNRLNEGLRTYKIVQLQNRSMDSLMHLLPPELKKNVEVKEFKELNSLLLSGSAPDIEMIQAFVKQIDKVVPMITIEVILMDVKKGKSIKTGIRAGVSDSVKTGGTFLGERGLDYTFGAKSINDFLGRIGINNIFNLGKVTPNFYVQLSALESNSNIDLRQTPKLSTLNGHVANLSIGSTRYYTVSTQNVMGSLNPQTLVTQQYIPVEANLSIDIMPIVSGDEQVTLNIDVKIADFIGDPPNNAPPPSSNSKFKSIIRVKNEEMVVLGGIERNEKSESGGGIPVLSRIPVLKWLFSSRSRTTSKTVSLVFIKPTIIY, encoded by the coding sequence ATGGCACAGATGCCAGTGAAAGATCGTATGGCCACCCTCACACAAAACCTGAATGATCTCTCTATAAATGTACCGGGTCTTCGGCAGAAAGCATCCATAAGCGTTTCCGGCAGCACCTTGCAGGAAGTACTCCGTGGCATCGCCAATACACATCGCCTCAATCTGAATATAGATCCCTCGCTGACAGAAAAAGTCACCAATTACTTTGATGGCGAAACTGTTTCTAATGTATTAATCTATCTGGCCAAACAATATAACCTGGATTTTAACTTCACCGGAAACATTATCTATATCACACATTACCAGGACCCGTATAAAAATCTGCCACCTCCTCCCAAGGAACTCCGGATTAACTATAACAATGCGACCGGTAATATCACCCTCGACCTTCATAATGATAGTCTGATGAATGTCGCCAAAAGAATTACGGTAACGACCAATAAAAACGTAGTCGTTGTTCCGGATCTTTTTGGGAAAACCGTCAGCGGCTATATACAGGACCTGCCCATCCCGAATGCACTGGAAAAACTGGCGCTTACCAATAACTTTAAGTTTACCAGAACTAACGATGAGGTGTATGTACTTGAACCACTCGCCAACGGAGAAAAAATACTGCTTAAACCGGAACTCAAGCCCATCCCCAACAGCAATACGGTGATCCGGAAATTTAATGGCAACTCCTCTGGGAATATAGATGCGCTGTATGATAATTCCGGCCGGAAAATGATTTCGCTGAATGTAAACGCAATGCCCATCAGGGATGTATTAAGAAACATCGCAGATCAAACCGGGATGAACTATTTTATTTACACCGACATCCAGGGAAATATCACCGCCAACTTCTCGAACATAGAGCTGGAGAAAGCCCTGCAATATATTTTTCAGGGAACAGAATACACCTATCGCATAGAAAAGGACATATACATGATCGGGAACCGGCTGAATGAGGGACTACGCACCTATAAAATCGTTCAGCTCCAGAACCGTTCCATGGACTCATTAATGCACCTGCTTCCCCCGGAACTCAAGAAAAACGTGGAAGTAAAGGAATTCAAGGAACTCAACAGCCTGCTGCTCAGCGGTAGTGCACCTGATATAGAGATGATCCAGGCATTTGTCAAACAGATCGACAAAGTAGTGCCTATGATAACCATTGAGGTCATCCTGATGGACGTTAAAAAAGGGAAGTCTATTAAAACAGGCATCCGGGCAGGCGTTTCAGATTCTGTAAAAACAGGAGGAACATTCCTGGGAGAACGAGGACTGGATTATACCTTCGGAGCAAAGTCCATTAATGATTTCCTGGGCCGCATCGGTATTAACAATATATTCAACCTGGGTAAGGTAACGCCCAACTTTTATGTACAGTTAAGTGCATTGGAAAGCAACAGTAATATTGATCTCCGGCAGACACCCAAACTATCTACCTTAAATGGTCATGTCGCCAACTTGAGTATCGGTAGTACACGCTATTATACGGTCAGCACACAAAATGTGATGGGATCACTGAACCCGCAAACACTGGTCACCCAGCAGTATATTCCGGTAGAAGCCAATCTTTCTATCGACATTATGCCTATCGTATCCGGTGATGAACAGGTAACTTTAAATATCGATGTAAAGATTGCAGACTTCATTGGTGATCCTCCCAACAATGCGCCTCCACCCTCTTCCAACAGCAAGTTTAAATCTATTATCCGTGTAAAGAATGAGGAAATGGTAGTATTGGGCGGTATTGAAAGAAATGAAAAAAGTGAGTCCGGAGGCGGTATCCCTGTTCTTTCCAGGATCCCGGTACTAAAATGGTTATTCAGCAGCCGTTCCAGAACGACCTCCAAAACAGTTTCCCTGGTATTTATCAAACCCACTATTATTTATTAA
- a CDS encoding type IV pilin protein: MTKRKYSQPKVKAFTLTEVLVVLIIVGILVLLAIPNLLPLITKAKSTEAKLQLEHIHMLEKNFFYEKSRYTKDLIELSFEQQKLVTEGGQANYKIEIIQAGSNDFKARATAVVDFDGDGTFNVWEIDANKRLIEAVKD; this comes from the coding sequence TTGACAAAGAGAAAGTATTCACAACCTAAAGTAAAGGCATTTACACTTACAGAAGTATTGGTCGTACTTATCATTGTAGGGATACTGGTGCTCCTGGCCATTCCCAACCTGCTACCGCTCATTACCAAAGCTAAAAGCACAGAAGCTAAGTTACAGCTGGAACATATTCATATGTTGGAAAAGAATTTTTTCTATGAAAAATCCCGCTATACAAAGGATCTGATCGAACTTTCATTTGAGCAACAAAAGCTGGTAACAGAAGGAGGTCAGGCCAATTATAAAATTGAGATCATACAGGCAGGCAGTAATGACTTTAAAGCCAGAGCAACTGCTGTTGTTGATTTTGATGGAGATGGCACTTTCAATGTATGGGAAATAGATGCCAATAAACGGCTGATAGAGGCCGTAAAGGATTAA